Within the Sarcophilus harrisii chromosome 2, mSarHar1.11, whole genome shotgun sequence genome, the region CCCGTCAGGGTCCTTCCGGCTGCTCTTCTTTCTTCTGCTGCCCCTGTGTAGGGGCCGGCATTTGGAAGCCTGGGGGTGGAGAGCCCAGTGAGAGATACCCCCCCCCCTTACCCTCCATTCACAAGGGAAGGGGAGCAAGGGAAGGCAGCAGCTACCAGCCCTCAGCCCCACCTGGAACCAGGCCACAAGTAGCTCCTGATCCTTGAACATTCTGCAAGGGAACTCTTCAGGGAGTTAGGGGGGCTCGGAAGGCAGTGGCCTCAGAGTGTGTCTACTCTTACCAGGCTCCGTGCAACAAATGATCATGTGGCTCTGCTTGAATACCTCTAATGGAGGTGGATTCACCACTTTCTGTTGCTCTaatctttgtaattttctttgtctaAAGCCTACATTTGCCTCTCTGCATTCTCCATTATAACTCCTGCTTATGTCCTCAGAGGCCGAGGAAAGTAACATAATTCCTCTCTCCGTCCTTGAAGAGAACTGTTACATGCCCCCATCTCCTGGACCTGTCCTCTCCAAGCTGGcccttcccatttccttcagGGTCTCTTCCCACAGCATGGTCCTTTGTGCCCTTCTCATCCTGGTCACTATCCTCTGGTCCAATGGGTCAAAGCCCTGCCCCAGGGATGGCATTCAGAACCAGCTACAACCCTCCTGAGACTCCTGGCTGCACAGGGCACTCGGTTGAACCAGGATGAGAATAGTAGAGAGGGGACAGGGAGGCGGCTCCATGTCCTGGTCTGAAATCCTATAGGCTCCCCAAACAACTGCCCCAATACTGTGCCTGAAATCCCACCATTAGCACTCCCCTCCTCCATCCCCTCTGGGTTCTGCAGGGCCCTTCCCGACGTCAGCTTCTAGTGTGGTTCCAGTAAGTTTCTCAGCTCTTCTGCTTGTGGGCAAGAGGGGTCTGGCCAGGACTGGGTCTTGGCAGTGGCTCGTGCCCAGCAGTACCGTGTttgccctcccttccctcctggCCCCCAGTTGTAGCTTCTCACCAGCATGGTCTGTAGCTCTGTGACGGCAGCACTCCTGCGCTTGCTTCGgtcctggggataaaaagaagggGACACAGACTCCACAGTCAAACATTTTATCTTTATGTCACTTATTTCAAACCCCTCTCTCCCACTTGCTCCCTCCCTTGGGACTAAAAAATCACATGGGCAAGAATGACCCCATGCAGTTGCTGTGCCTGCAGAGGAACCCTCCTGTGCTGCTTTGCCTTGAAAGGGCATCTCGGGGCATCTCTAGGCCCTCCCCTGACTTTGGGATCGCTCAGAGTTGGGTGGCCTTACTCTGCAAGGCTCCTTCCCTCACTTGATGGTCCATGCAAACTAGATGTCTCGTTTATCTCCCCCCTTCCTGGGTTTGTACATGGCAGGCAAAAGCTAATGTTTACatagcgcctactatgtgccaggcattgtgttaagcacttgataatagctaacattttcacagcacctactatgtgccaggctagctaacatttacacagcacctactacgtgccaggcactgttttaaaccctataatagctaacattttcgcagcacctactatgtgccaggctagCTAACATTTACAcggcatctactatgtgccaggcaaaaaCTAACATTTACactgcacctactatgtgccaatcattGTAGAATAGCTAATATTcacatagcacctactatgtgctaggcactgtgttaagcactttataatagctaacacttacacagcacctactatgtgccagcattTTAGAATAGCTAATATTCACATAGCACCTACTACGTGCCGGGCACTGTACTAAGAACTTTTCCGAAATGATCACTTGAgcctcataacaattctgtgaggtagatgcccattttgcagatgtggaaactgaggcaagtggagGTTAAGCATctcgcccagagtcacacagctggtgtccCAGGCTCGGTACCAGGGCTCTATCCTTTGTGCCACCCAGCTTCCTCTTGGACAGCAGCAGAACCCATCTCTCcgttttgcagatgagtaaactgaggcacagaggggcTACCACGTTTCCATCAGATGGAGTTGCCCCTGCCCTTCCATGGGCCGCGGGCCTTTGGGTGGGAGGGAGGGCGGAGGCAGGCTTCCCCGGGAGCCCGTACCTGACCGGGGTCCTTTCTGGCGGCCGGTCTCAGCACGACTCCCTTACGGATCCTGTCCATCATTTCCTGCACCGCCTTCGCCTTCTTGTCTTCCAGGGAGGGGGCTGCGGGGGCTGGGGGCAGGGGACATTGGGGGAGGGGCAGAGGCCCATGAGAAGGGGTCCCACCTCCCCTTCCCGCCTTCTCCCCAGCTTCCTCCTGGGCCCTGCCTGGTGTTTGCCCTTTCCCCCTCACACATAAAGGCCATGTTTGACATTTATCTTAAAGGTGTCCCCCACTGGGGGCCCCCGGCTGTCCTCTACCCCCCCCAGCCTCTCCAACGGCCTCTGGGGCGCATTTTCCCTCCCCTCACTGACCTGGTTGGGAGTTCGGGGCTCGCCGCATCCGGATGGCTTGAagagggctggggggggggcaggaggggCTTAGCAGGggctcctccttcctcccccacacCTGACGCCCCTTCTCTGGCTCCCCTCCCTCCCGCCTTCCCCCCGGGCTCAGCCCTGTCCCTCCCATCACCCTCCGGGGCGTTTGGGGGGCACTCACTCCAGCGGGGGGGCAGAGGGCGGCGGCAGGGGGGGCGGCGGTGGGGGTGGGGCAGGAGGCGGAGCCTCTGGCTCCTGGGGCGGGGTCCCGGCCCTTTTCACGCTTTCTTGCAGGGCACAGACTGTAGACAAAGGCGGGGAATGAACTCCCCAGTCTCTGGGGCCTTCCCCTGCGATTGCAGCCCCTCCCAGAGGCCCCCGGGAGCGAGAAGCGCCAGTCCGAAGTCCGGGTCTGAACCCTGGTCCCGCTGGGTGACCTCGGACCAAGCGCCGGCGTTTCCTTTccacaaatgagaaaagtgaaccCCGGCTCCCCCTCCCGGCCCCCGCGCCTCAGTCTGTGAACCCCGGCTCCCCCTCCCGGCCCCCGCGTCTCAGTCTGTGAACCCCGGCTCCCCTCCCGGCTCCCGCGCCTCAGTCTGTGAACCCCGGCTCCCCGTCCCGGCTCCCGCGCCTCAGTCTGTGAACCCCGGCTCCCCCTCCCGGCCCCCGCGCCTCAGTCTGTGAACCCCGGCTCCCCTCCAGCCCCCGCGTCTCAGTCATGAACCCCGGCTCCCCTCCCGGCTCCCCGCCTCAGTCTGTGACCCCGGCTCCCCGTCCCGGCTCCCGCGCCTCAGTCTGTGAACCCCGGCTCCCCCTCCCGGCTCCCGCCTCAGTCTGTGAACCCCGGCTCCCCGTCCCGGCTCCCGCGCCTCAGTCTGTGAACCCCGGCTCCCCCTCCCGGCTCCCGCGCCTCAGTCTGTGAACCCCGGCTCCCCCCTCCTGGCTCCCGCGTCTCAGTTTGTGAACCCCGGCTCCCCCTTCCGGCTCCCGCGCCTCAGTCTGTGAACCCCGGCTCCCCACTCCTGGCTCCCGCGTCTCAGTTTGTGAACCCCGGCTCCTCCTCCCGGCTCCCGCGCCTCAGTCTCTGCGGCCGGACCGGGCTCCCCCCAGTCCGGCTGAGGGGCGGTGAGAAGGGGGGCCTCAGGAGGGGAGGCCGGGAGGACGCACCCAGAGCCTCCAGCTGGGAGTTCTTCTCTTCGGCCTCCTTCAGCCGCAGCCGGAGGCGGCCCACTTCGGCTTCCCAGGACGCTACCTGTGGGGGAGCAGGACAAAGTCAGGAAGGGGGCGATCCGGCCTCCGCCCCCGAGGCTCTCGGTCTCGGGGGCAGAGCAGGGTGGGGAGACCTAGGGTGAGAGCTGGAGGAACCCCCAAGACCGCCCCCTCCAGCCTCCTCAGCCTCTCGGCCAGGCGCATCCCATTGCCTTCCCTCAAGAACTCACGGCACTGAACCAGCATTTATTAGGCGCTTACTGCATGCCAGGCTCTGAGATAAGCACCGGGGGTTCATAGGAAAAGCAGAAGCCGCCCCTGCGCTCAGAGAGACGCCTCCTACAGAGCAGCGGCAGGTGAACCATGAGGCACGTACAGGAGTGTATGGGAGGGAAGGCGGCGCTCCCTGCCCAGGGCGCTCCCCCTCTCACCTCCGAGCCTCTGCCTGGGCCGCCCCCCCTCCACCTCCCGCAGCTCCAGGCCCCCTTTACACCAGCAGCCATTTGCTGGTCCCCTCCCGTGGCTGCTCTCCCATGAAAATGCTTGGTATAGATTTAGATCATTTTTGCTTCTCTGTGAACAAATGTGTTCAAAATGTGATGCAAATCCGGGATCATCCCAAAGTGGCCCTAGCTCGTGGGCAAGGCTCGTaagctgtttgcctcagctttttcatctgtaagatggatcGTAACAGCATCGACCTGCCAGAACTGTCAAGAAGTTCCAATGACACCGCCTAGCTGCCTCaacttcctcacctgtaaaatgggtctaaatgagataataattgtaaagcgcTTGGCACACATTAAGTACCACATCAATGCgtgtagtagtagttgttgttatATGTGTGCATGTTGTTTCTCCAGCAGAACATGAACAGCTCAGAGTCAGGGGCTCTTCATGCTCTTTTATTTTGGTATATCTAGTAGGTAGCCTGGTATAgagtatacagtaggtgcttaatcaatgcttgctgaattgaattgaaggtTCAAAAGACCATAGACGTTGCTAGCTGGAAGGAGCTGAGTccaaccccttaattttacaggtgaggaaactgaggcacagaagggCAGTAGTTTTTCCAGGGTCATAAAGAGgtgggacttgaattcaggtctttctgcaTCTACGGAACCTTTTAGCTCCAAATCCCGGATGCCTGTGAATCTGTTTCAGCAACCACGGATTCGGGGGCTGGATACTCTAGCTCCGGGGATTTTTGCTGGCTCGGTGGGCTTGCCGGAAGGGATTGCTGCCAGCGGGGGGTCCCTGGGCAGGGCTCTGTCCGGAGCTCTGACTTCCTCCCCCCTCGGTGCCCAGGCCAGGGGGTCAGTAAGCCCCGGCTCCCCCCGCAGGCCGTGGCCCCTCACCTGCTCCCCGTGCTGGCGCTTTGCCTCCTCCAGGGCTGTGCCCAAGGCGGCCGCCTCCTCCAGGGCCGCGGACAGCTGGGCACCGGGGGCGTGGTGCTGCAGGAGGATGGCGCTCTGCCGGTGGGCCTCCTTCTTCTCCACCAGCATCTAAGGGGGGGTTGGGCAGTCAGGAACCTGCCCCTGGGGCTGGATGTGGGGCAGCTGTGTCGGGGGAGTTGGAGAGTATCCAGGGACCGCACTAGGGCGGAgccttgtctctctgtctccacctgCCGGGTCTAGCAAGCgccctggtacacagtaggtgctttatgACTCCCGAGTGCCTCTGCCCCAGGGATACCACGTCTCCCGGCCCAGCCCCTGGGGGGGTCTCAGGTGGTACCTTGTGGGCGAAGCTCTCGGCTTGCTGGCGCAGGTCCTGTTCTAGGTGAAGCTGCTGCCAGGCTTCCCCACACTCCTGCAGCACCAGGTGGGACActggggggaggtggggaggatgGAAAGGAGCCTCTGGCAGTGGGGAAAGGAGCCCGGAGAGGAGGATTCCCCCCCCGCTGTGACCCCAACAAGCGACCCCCTCCCGGCGGCGGGGTGAGCGGgcgctgcccccccccccccaggtcccTCACTCACCCCGCTTCAGCTTCGCCAGCGCTCTTTGAGACTGTCCACGGACGCCTGCAGGGAGCGCTGCTCCAGCCGCTCCTTCTGGATCTGGGGGGCAAGGTGGGGGACCCTGAGCCTGGACAAGCCCAGGAGCCAGAGCGTTCCCAGCCAGCCACGGGCGTCAGGTGGAGGGTGGAGGACAGAAGGACGGACACAACACGGACGGTGCCCCGGACAGCTGTGGGCAGCCATGGGGGGGGTGGACACAGATACAGAAGGTGAAGACAGACAGATGTGGACAGAAGTGCAAGGGGACAGACAGGAAAGACAGAGCTGTTGGCTAAGCCACATTCAGCCCTCCCTACAGGCTCCAGAAGGggaatcctcctcctcctcctcctcctcctcctcctcctcctccctcctcctcctccttcttctctctctctctctctctctctctctctctctcttctctctctctctctctctctctctctgtctctctcccccccccccctccactaAAAGCTTGTCAGAGCTGGATTTACATAcaccctctctctcccccttctcttcctcctctttcctttctctccccccatttTGCCGTCTCCTGCTCTGCCCCAAAGACCCCATTCTGGGAGGGGACcacagggaaagggaaggaggaagtaggaatggagaaagaagagaacaaagcaagaaagaagccaggaaagaaaagaaaaggagaagcacAACGAAACCCTTTCCCACCTACTTCCCTGCTTCTTCAGCTGCCTCTGGAGCTCTTGCACCTGAAGGCTCAGTTCTTTCTTCTCTCGGAGGAGTTCGGTCACCTGCGCCCCAAGATCTTGAGAAGACAGAA harbors:
- the LOC105749125 gene encoding collagen alpha-1(XVII) chain — its product is MEGCGEEQEEGLQALAAILEDIGDSRKSSDASSLSEEPSTSEEEEELEEQGAWEQDQKKLLELEQASQALLAELSVLEAECQIERSCRERAEEYAAQVRQENTELKRLSVLFLPSLGPEPLPIPQEQGLPSEPSLSPEQQHIRDLGAQVTELLREKKELSLQVQELQRQLKKQGSRWERPVGRAECGLANSSVFPVCPLALLSTSVCLHLLYLCPPPPWLPTAVRGTVRVVSVLLSSTLHLTPVAGWERSGSWACPGSGSPTLPPRSRRSGWSSAPCRRPWTVSKSAGEAEAGVPPGAAGVWGSLAAASPRTGPAPASRELRPQDAGGEEGGPPAERHPPAAPRPRCPAVRGPGGGGRLGHSPGGGKAPARGAGSVLGSRSGPPPAAAEGGRREELPAGGSGLCPARKREKGRDPAPGARGSASCPTPTAAPPAAALCPPAGVSAPQTPRRVMGGTGLSPGGRREGGEPEKGRQVWGRKEEPLLSPSCPPPSPLQAIRMRRAPNSQPAPAAPSLEDKKAKAVQEMMDRIRKGVVLRPAARKDPGQDRSKRRSAAVTELQTMLASKCRPLHRGSRRKKSSRKDPDGQLAAILQRRRHLLDSTLGGSQDVSGAGDRGVVPKAEFQDSKSQDQRKDWSSGDRLVLRGTAGANPRGLPGAGQMTLLPGLKSHQGTEHRFSGAPRECPPGPAAAGQASFASARVSLRTPAPSKASVLWGQPENL